GACTTCACGAAATGGAAGTAGCCCAGGAGGACTATTACACCCGGGCCGATCAGCGGCCCGATCCGACTCCCGCTTCCGAGCAACCGATCGAGGAGATCAGTATCTTCGTTCTTCTGGACGCGTTCTCCCGGGTGCTGCTCGAAGCGGACAAGCGGCTCCCGGCCGAAATGGAACCCGATTCCTTCACCCAGGAAGACGGCCGCGCCCGGGTGCTGGAACGGGTGGGAGATAAAACCAGGGTGCCTTTCATCGCTCTTTTCGCTCCGGACGAATCCCGGACACGCATCGTGGTGATCTTCCTGGCGCTTCTGCACCTGATCCAGCAGAAGATGGTGCGGGTGGTCCAGGACCGGCACTTCGGACAGATCATGATCGAGAAACTGGAAGGGGCCGTCAATCCGGTCCCGGCGGAAGAAGAGGCATCATGAACGACGACGAGCGCAGCGGCGAGGAAACCCTGAAAGAAACAGCCGCCCCGGCGGCCGCGGCCCCCGACCTTCGGGGCGTGGTGGAAGCGCTTCTCTTTGCCAGTTCCGAACCGCTTTCGTCCGCCCGGCTGGCGTCCCTGGCCTCCTGCGAAGAAGGGGAAGTTTCCCCGGGCGCGGTGACCGCGGTCATCCGCGAGTTGGAAGCGGAATACCGCGAGCTCGGCCGCGCGTTCGAGGTGACGCGCGTCGCCAACGGCTATCGGCTGCGCACCCGCCGCGAATTCGCCGGATACGTTCAGAGGATGTTCAACCCGCGCCGTTACACCCGGCTTTCCCTGGCGACGCTGGAAACGCTGGCCATCATCGCCTACAAGCAGCCCATCACCAAGCTGGAGATCGAGACCATTCGCGGAGTCGGGGTGGATGGGGTTCTCAAAACCCTCCTCGACCGGGAATTGGCCAAGGTGGTGGGCCAGAAAGAGGTGATCGGGCGCCCTTATCTGTACGGGACGGGAGAAAGGTTTCTCGAACATTTCGGACTCTCTTCCCTGCAGGATCTGCCCTTGGTCGAAGAACAGGAACCGGCCGCGCCCCGGCGTCTGTCCTCCTCCAGCGACCTGCGGGAAGCGGCCCCGGTCGAAGAAGCGGCGGCCGACGAATTTCCGGCCCGGGACCTCGACCGCCAACCGGGAGATGAGCATGATTAAGAAACTCGTCTGCAAGACCATTTTCAATATATCGCCCTACCAGCCGGGCAAGCCGATCGAAGAAGTCGCCCGGGAAATCGGGATCGAAGACGTTTCTTCGATCAGCAAACTGGCCTCCAACGAAAACCCCCTCGGTCCCTCGCCTCGGGCACTGGAGGCGATTCGGGCGAAGCTGCCCATGCTGAATCTCTATCCCGACGGCAACGGGTATTACCTGAAGCAGGCTCTGGCCGAGAAACTGGGGGTCGGGGTCGATCAATTGATTTTGGGGAACGGCTCCAACGAAATTCTCGAACTGGTTTCGCACCTGGTGGCGGGGCAGGGGAAGAAGGTGGTTTACTCGGGAACGTCGTTCGCCATTTACATGATTATGTCCCATATATTCGGGATGTCGTCCATCGAGGTTCCCATGTGCGATTTCGTCAACGACCTCGAAGGACTGGCCGCCGCCGTCACCCCGGACGTCGCCCTGCTCTTCCTCTGCAACCCCAATAACC
Above is a genomic segment from bacterium containing:
- a CDS encoding segregation/condensation protein A, coding for MVMEEFGHQTVLEIFEGPLDLLLYLIRKNEVDIYDIPIQKITEQYLVYLDLMKMLDLDIAGEFLAMAANLMYIKSRLLLPEEERAELEEDEDDPRWELVRQLLEYRQFKGLSERLHEMEVAQEDYYTRADQRPDPTPASEQPIEEISIFVLLDAFSRVLLEADKRLPAEMEPDSFTQEDGRARVLERVGDKTRVPFIALFAPDESRTRIVVIFLALLHLIQQKMVRVVQDRHFGQIMIEKLEGAVNPVPAEEEAS
- the scpB gene encoding SMC-Scp complex subunit ScpB, giving the protein MNDDERSGEETLKETAAPAAAAPDLRGVVEALLFASSEPLSSARLASLASCEEGEVSPGAVTAVIRELEAEYRELGRAFEVTRVANGYRLRTRREFAGYVQRMFNPRRYTRLSLATLETLAIIAYKQPITKLEIETIRGVGVDGVLKTLLDRELAKVVGQKEVIGRPYLYGTGERFLEHFGLSSLQDLPLVEEQEPAAPRRLSSSSDLREAAPVEEAAADEFPARDLDRQPGDEHD